AAAAAAATCCTTTATAATGAATAGGTCAGGTGAATTTCTGTCCAAATCCAATATAAAGGAACACAACTTATGGACAAGAATACACGAAAAACTGCATTTGGTAAATGGATGGCACCAATAAATTTCAAAAAAATTTCGGAACAAGTGACAACTTATAAACAAGATGCCTATACAAAAAAACTGACGACAGAATCCTATTTAAAGGTAATGCTTTATGCACAAGTACATGAAACAGAAGGGCTTCAGGCTCTAAGTGATGCGCTTTTGGATGCTGATTTCCAAAAAGCCAGTGGACTAGAAAGCATTAGCGCTTCCCAGCTTTCACGCAAAAATAATGAAATCAATCCATCTATCCTGGCTACCCTATTTTTAGATCTGGTATACCATATCAAAACCTATGAAAACAAAGCCTTTAAAGGACTTCTTTTAAAGATTATTGATTCCAGTACGCTGCCTCTTAACTTGACCCGTTACAAGTGGGCGAAGTTCCGCAAAACCAAAGCTGGCGTCAAGTTACACTTGCGGCTGGTTTTTATGGGAAAAGATACGGTATATCCGGAAAAAGCTACGATAACACCGGCGAAGGAACATGACCGCAATCAACTGGAAGTGCTCGTGGATGATAAGGAGGCCATGTATGTCTTTGATCGTGGCTATATGGATTATGAACGTTTTGACCGAATGACAGACGATGGATACTTTTTCGTATCCAGACTCAAGAAAAATTCGGTCACTAGGGAGGTTTACGATTTTTCTGTACTCCCTGAATCGGGCGTGCTATCTGACAAGATGGTTTATATTGGATCCACGCAAAAACGCTGTGAAAACGTGTTTCGTCTCCTCGAGGTAATAGATACAAAAGGAAATCGATTACGATTAATTACCAATCGATTTGATTTAGACTCCGAGGAAATAAGCAACATTTATCGGTCACGTTGGGCGATCGAATTATTTTTCAAATGGCTGAAACAGCACGTCAAAATCAAGCATTTTTATGGGACGAGTGAAACAGCTTTACAAAACCAAATCTATCTGGCACTCATCACCTTTTGTTTACATGTACTTATTCAATTAGAAACACAGAGCGATAAGAAACTACTCCGTATTGTCCGCTGGTTAAAAGCAGTTTTATGGAAACCAGCTTATCTATGGCTACGTCGTTTTGAAAAGAAAACCATACCTTGATAAAGAAATAGGAGCGGGTAATCACTGGAATTTTGGCACAAATGTATATATTTTCCAAATGGATAGAATCACCTTTATTAGGTTGTTGATTTTTTGGCGAAAATTACTTAAAGATATTTTACAGAATATTCTTATTATATTTATGCAACGCTAGTGATATATAATATGTTATCGCATTATTAGAATTTATATAAACTTTATATTATGGAAGTATTGTATTTTGCATTTATAGCCTAAAGTGTTTTAAAAATATAGTTTTGAGGGTATTAAATAAAAAGTGGAAAGTATATCTGCCACATTAAAAAAGGAAGGATAAAAATGAATAAAAAACACCACATTATTTTTCGCAGCCTATTAGCGCTGTTACTTACTTTATTTCTGATTGGGTGTTCAGATAATAATGACGAAACAGATAAAGAAGCTAACAACGAAACAAATCATAGTTCATCCAATGAAGATGCTTCACTAGATACTAATGATAATAATGACGATGATGAAACTTCATCTGATAATTCGGATACGGATTCAAAGACAGATTCTGGAGATAATGCTTCTTCCAATGACAGTAATATTGAAGATAACAATGAAAATAATTCAAACTCTGAAGATAATACTTCTTCCAGTGAAACGGAATCGAAAAACAACGATTCTTCTCATGAAGAAGATGCGGTTTCTGAAGAAAATAACTCAAATGAAAGTTCGGGAGATATATTATCAAACTATTCTTCTGAAGAGATTGAATACGCTCGCGTATGGTTACAACTTGGTGAACTACAAGTAGATGATGATTTAGAAGAGTTAAATGTTCGACATATCTCGGCTGGTGAACCTGTTAATAGATTAGATGAAGAAAGCGCTGAGTATCCTGAAGACGTGATAGAATTGCGAGGCGGTAAGTTAATAGACGGCGCTGTGACATATAGCAGCAATGGAGATGGAACAATCAATGTGTACAATGTTCCAGCACGATGGGAAATGGGTAATAATGTAGATAAAGAACTATTGCAGAAAGAATATGAAAAAGCAGTAGAAAACACAGAACTAGTTGAAGTTGGCGAAGAGGAAGATATTAAAGAAACCATTGATGAGGTTATGGTTATTCATTAAATGGAGATTAAAATGTTAAAATCAACAAAAAGGAGCTGCTGCACAATCAGATAACTAATTTGTGCAACAGCTCCTTAATTATTCTAAATCCTGCCTGCGTGTAAACCCAATATAATGACCACTACCATCTTTTAAACGAATCTCATTACGCCAGGAATTATTAACAGTATCCACGATACCGGAAATACTGGAACGTCGTACATTTTCCGTACTGCTGGATGTGGTATATAAACGATTCGCAGTTACTTCGCTGCCTTTGCTTATAGAATTCGATTTTGAGTTATTAGATGAAGATTTACCGTTTATCACATCCATCACGGCTTGATAATTCCTTCCAAGAGACTTTTTACGTGCTTCCCCATTTCCATGCTTTCCTGCTATTGTTTCTTCTACTAATTTAGAAATAGAGTTCCCACTACCAGATGATTTAATATCTGTGGAGGAGCTATTCAGCTGTGTATAAACTTGCTTCCCTGCTAAACCATCTGTGACTAACCCATAATACGATTGAAAACGTGTTACCGCGTCCTCTGTATCATTCCCATAATAACTATCTATACCATGATTTTCAGCACCTTTATTAGGGTAAAATGGCGGCTGATTATTTGCCAGCTTTATTTGCAACTGCTTCACTGGCTCGCCATATTCCCCATTACCTAATGTTTGGCCAGTCCAGTTTCCAGTCACCTTCACCCAATTACTATTGTTATTGTTTTTAGCCGATTTTGATATAGAATGATTGCCAGATGATTGCTCGATCATCTTTTTAAATTGATTCCATGTTACGCCATGCATTCCATCCCTTAATTTTCTAGGACAATGTTTTCCGCTCCACGTATGATGCTGAGTCACATTGGATGATGAAATACCTTCCTCTCTCATAATGTTTTTCACTAAATCAGCCGTATTTTCAATGGCTTTTTTATAGTCACTATCTGCATTGACACAAACCTCTATTTGAATGGAATGAAGGTTTCCATTACCCCTACCGTCCCCTGCGCCCCACAATTGAAAACGATGGTTAAAAGATTGAATCGCAACCTTGTCATCCACTTGCCAATGCCACGCAGCTTCACGAGAATTTCCGTTTGATTGTAAATTGGCATGATTTTGCGCTCCTGCACCATTTGTTGGATTATCTGTTTCATGAATGGTGATATACCGTTTTTTATTATTTTTACCGTACTTAAATGATGTGCCATGAATGAATTGTTCTTTCACTTGTACCACTATAAATCCCCCCTTTTTTTATATTAGGTTATGCGTTTGAACCTTTATCCCAATCTATTTGACGCAGCTTCTTCTTTGCACTTTTCGCCCAACTCTTTACCGCCTCGATGCTCACCTTTTCTCTATCCGCAATTTCCGGATTGGACAGCCCTTCTATAATGGCACAGCGAAACCATATTTTTTGTTTTTCTGTCAACAGTGATGTGAACTCATGGAAATCGCTTTCATTTTTATGATTTACTGTCTCTTGTGGGTCCCCTCCCCCTTGAACTTCTATGGAAACTTTCTTGCCGTTGGCACGGCTATAGTTTCCGGATTTTGTTTCCACATTTTTCTCATAATCTAATTGCTCAAAATACTTTTTTTCCACCATGGATTTCCGAAAAACATCCACTAACCGATTACGAATTTGAAAATTCATATAGGTAGCTAATGGACCTTTATCCGGTTGATAGTTCTCATATGCCCTCCACATCGCAACTAATCCTTCTTGAAAATGCTCCTCTTTTTCCCCATTAATTTGCAGTCTCGCCATTTGATAATATACTCTGCGTTGGTTCTGTTCGATAAAATCTTCTAATTCCCATTTTTTCTTTGTCATGGGTAAACTCCCCTTTCTAATAGATTGTTTTAAATCTAGCAGAATAGAAAAGTTTTGTCATATCGACAAAATGGAATTTTAGAGTGAAAAAAGCGTAATTTCGTCAAGTTTCCCTACGATTTTCACCCTATTTTTCAATTTTAATGTCTTTTACTAAGTTGATTTTTGAATTTTTACTTTTTTATAGAAAAATATCAACAAATTCCGTAAATATTTAAATAAATCGCTTTACAGAGTCCATTTAAAATGCCTATATTCTTTTTTTACATTATTTTTTTAAACAAAATGACATTTATTTTGAAAGTTGCCCCCTTTTAAAGACCGGAAACGACTATAGGGATGAGAGGAGGTGATGAACAATGGCAGTCGCTGAATTAACAGAATCCGTTTTGCAGCTTACGCTAAACGAAGGTACCGATCCAACGTCTGGAGAGGATATCCTGAAGCAAAAACGATTCAACAACGTCAAACCAGAAGCTACTGCTGAACAGCTCTTCCAGATAGCCCACGCATTCGCATCTGTTCAGCAGCATGACCTCTACGCTATCACGCGTCGAGATGCTTCAGACATTTATGATGAAGAAGCTTAATCGTTGAAGCTTGCGAAGAAAGGAGGTGAAAAAACATGCGAAAACTGGAATTGAAGTTTTTAAATGAAGAAGGCCGTATCGTAACTTATACGTTGGATCATCCTGTAGAACCAGTCGATTCGGAAACCGTCCAGGAGGCAATGGATACCATTCTTCAAGAAAATGCACTTTATTCAACAGGCGGTGAACTGACTGAAATACACAGTGCCCGCATTGTGGAACGTATTGTGGAAGACATTGAATTATAATGTTTCTTTCATATAGGACAATGCCGTGAGGAAGCTCTCCTCACGGCATTGTCCTTCATACAAAATGTTATGGAAAACATACTCGCTTGAAATTTGTTTATTCGATCAAAGGTGGTGAATCTTATGGAAGCATGGATTTCTCTTATAACCGATATCGGATTTCCTGCGGCGGTAACCTTCTACTTATTACACCGGGTAGAAGGAAAACTGAATCAGTTAATTGAATCCATTTACGCTATTTCCATTCCTGAGAAGATGAACTAACGATTAAAATAGAAGGGTTTTAACCATTAAAGGTCCGAACAATCATTTAGAATTCTGTAATAGAATTCAGATGCGTTCGGATTTTTTCATTTTATATCATTTATCCTCAACATACTAATCAATAAATCAATACTTTTTTGTACAAAAACTCAATCCCAAATTCCCTTCATATATAATAAAGTCTAGCTATCATCTTAATTTTAAGTTATACTATGTTCGGTATATATTATTTACAAACCAGATTGGAGAGTTTTTTATGAAACGCTTTGGTTTATTATTTCGTATAATTATTGCCATTGCACTCGGTATTATTGTCGGAATAATTGCAAATGATTGGTTCATTCGATTGTTCGCCACGTTTAATGATATATTTGGCGGATTCCTCAGCTTTATCATTCCGCTTATTATCTTAGGATTTATCGCGCCCGGAATCGGTTATATGGGAAAAGGAGCCGGGAAGTTATTATCGATTACTGCGCTGATTGCTTATGTATCAACTATTTGTGCTGGTATCGTTGCATTCATAGCAGCAAGCAATCTTTATCCGACTATCCTGAGCGGACAGTCACTAACTATGTTCGATGATCCCAGCGGTGCCCTGCTCGAAGGATTTTTAGATTTTGAATTACATCCACCTTTTGAAGTAATTACTGCACTCATCCTCGCTTTTGTTTTAGGAATCGGGATGGCAGCTCTCAAGAGTGATGCCTTATTAAATATATTTCATGACTTTCGTTCCATTGTTGAACTCGTGATTAATAAAATGATTATTCCTTTATTGCCATTCCATATCTTTGGAATTTTTGCGAATATGACACACGCAGGTCAAGTTGCTTCTATTTTAAAAGTATTTGCTGTTGTCTTTGTAATGATTATTCTCTTACATATTCTATATTTGATTGTGCAGTACACAATAGCAGGGACATTAAGTAAACAAAATCCTTTCCGGATGTTAAAAACCATGTTACCTGCTTATTTCACAGCACTCGGAACACAGTCTTCTGCTGCGACAATCCCGGTTACGTTAGATCATACTAAAAAAATAAAGGTCAAGGGAAACGTTGCTGATTTCACCATACCTTTACTTGCGAACGTACATTTATCCGGAAGCACCATTACACTTTTAAGTTGTGCAACTGCTGTTTTATTTTTACAAGGAGAGCCGATTGCATTTGGAGATATTTTTCCTTTCCTCCTTGTTTTAGGAGTTACCATGATTGCAGCGCCAGGAGTACCTGGAGGAGCCGTAATGGCATCCATCGGCTTGTTAGAATCTATGTTAGGATTCGGACCGACAATGGTATCATTAATGATTGCACTATACCTTGCTCAAGACAGTTTAGGAACAGCCTGTAACGTGACAGGAGACGGTGCGATTTCAAGTATCACAAATTCTATTAACAATCGATGGGGCATAACCAAATAATAATGAATTAGTCAAGAACGAGAAGTGACGCGAAACGTGAACACTTCTCGTTCTTTTATGAGGATATTTAATAAGTCAATTCTCATATTGCAGATAGACGTAACGAGTGTTTACCGTGTACTCAATATTGTACAACCGTTTTTCATTGTTTCAATTCTTCCTCTACCAAACATATATTTTCGAAACATAAAAAAAGAGCAAAGCATAATGCTTTACTCTTATCAGTGTGCCTGGCAACGTCCTACTCTCGCAGGGGGAAGCCCCCAACTACCATCGGCGCTGAAGAACTTAACTTCTGTGTTCGGCATGAGAACAGGTGTGACCTCTTCGCTATCGCTACCAGACCTACACGATGTAGGTCGTTCGATGTTGTCCACAAGGACGTGGACGGTTTTAATCGAACATCCTTCAATATTTTCAATTAGGATTTGCACCCTGAAAACTAAATAAGAGTAACGTGACAAACAAAAACTTAGATAAGTCCTCAATCGATTAGTATCCGTCAGCTGCACGTGTCGCCACGCTTCCACCTCGGACCTATCAACCTCATCGTCTTTGAGGGATTTTACTCACTTGAAGTGATGGGAAGTTTCATCTTGAGGGGGGCTTCATGCTTAGATGCTTTCAGCACTTATCCTTACCACACGTAGCTACCCAGCTATGCTCCTGGCGGAACAACTGGTACACCAGCGGTGTGTCCATCCCGGTCCTCTCGTACTAAGGACAGCTCCTCTCAAACTTCCGATGCCCACGACGGATAGGGACCGAACTGTCTCACGACGTTCTGAACCCAGCTCGCGTACCGCTTTAATGGGCGAACAGCCCAACCCTTGGGACCGACTACAGCCCCAGGATGCGATGAGCCGACATCGAGGTGCCAAACCTCCCCGTCGATGTGAACTCTTGGGGGAGATAAGCCTGTTATCCCCGGGGTAGCTTTTATCCGTTGAGCGATGGCCCTTCCATGCGGAACCACCGGATCACTAAGCCCGACTTTCGTCCCTGCTCGACTTGTAGGTCTCGCAGTCAAGCTCCCTTCTGCCTTTACACTCTTCGAATGATTTCCAACCATTCTGAGGGAACCTTTGGGCGCCTCCGTTACCTTTTAGGAGGCGACCGCCCCAGTCAAACTGCCCGCCTGACACTGTCTCCGAACCGGATCACGGTCCTGGGTTAGAATGGTCATACAGTTAGGGTGGTATCCCACGGATGCCTCCACGTAAGCTAGCGCTCACGTTTCAAAGGCTCCCACCTATCCTGTACAAACTGCACAAACATTCCATATCAGGCTACAGTAAAGCTCCACGGGGTCTTTCCGTCCTGTCGCGGGTAATGCGCATCTTCACGCATAGTATAATTTCACCGGGTCTCTCGTTGAGACAGTGCCCAAGTCGTTGCACCTTTCGTGCGGGTCGGAACTTACCCGACAAGGAATTTCGCTACCTTAGGACCGTTATAGTTACGGCCGCCGTTTACTGGGGCTTCGATTCAGAGCTTCGCCCGAAAGCTAACTCTTCCTCTTAACCTTCCAGCACCGGGCAGGTGTCAGCCCCTATACTTCGCCTTTCGGCTTCGCAGAGACCTGTGTTTTTGCTAAACAGTCGCTTGGGCCTATTCACTGCGGCTCAGACTCAGCCTGAGCACCCCTTCTCCCGAAGTTACGGGGTCATTTTGCCGAGTTCCTTAACGAGAGTTCTCCCGCTCACCTTAGGATTCTCTCCTCGCCTACCTGTGTCGGTTTGCGGTACGGGCACCTATGATCTAACTAGAGGCTTTTCTTGGCAGTGTGAAATCCGGAACTTCGGTACTTTATTTCCCTCCCCGTCACAGCTCAGAAATGTGTCAGACGGATTTGCCTATCTGACTTCCTCGCATGCTTGGACGCACATCCATCGGTGCGCACTCCTTATCCTCCTGCGTCCCCCCATTGCTCAAACAATCATGAGGTGGTACAGGAATATCAACCTGTTATCCATCGCCTATGCCTGTCGGCCTCGGCTTAGGTCCCGACTAACCCTGAGAGGACGAGCCTTCCTCAGGAAACCTTAGGCTTTCGGTGAAAGAGATTCTCACTCTTTTTTCGCTACTCATACCGGCATTCTCACTTCAAAGCGCTCCACCAGTCCTCACGGTCTGACTTCTCTGCCCTTTGAACGCTCTCCTACCATTGTTCGTAAGAACAATCCGCAGCTTCGGTGATACGTTTAGCCCCGGTACATTTTCGGCGCAGCGTCACTCGACCAGTGAGCTATTACGCACTCTTTCAATGATGGCTGCTTCTAAGCCAACATCCTGGTTGTCTGTGCAACGCCACATCCTTTTCCACTTAACGTATACTTAGGGACCTTAGCTGGCGGTCTGGGCTGTTTCCCTTTCGACTATGAACCTTATCACCCATAGTCTGACTCCCAAGCGGAAGTAACTGGCATTCGGAGTTTGACTGAATTCGGTAACCCGGTAGGGGCCCCTAGTCCAATCAGTGCTCTACCTCCAGTACTCTATTGCTTGAGGCTAGCCCTAAAGCTATTTCGGAGAGAACCAGCTATCTCTGTGTTCGATTGGAATTTCACCGCTACCCACACCTCATCCCCGCATTTTTCAACATACGTGGGTTCGGGCCTCCAGTCAGTGTTACCTGACCTTCACCCTGGACATGGGTAGATCACACAGTTTCGGGTCTACGACCGTATACTCACTCGCCCTGTTCAGACTCGCTTTCGCTGCGGCTCCGTGTCTTCCACTTAACCTTGCATACGATCGTAACTCGCCGGTCCATTCTACAAAAGGTACGCCGTCACCCATAAACGGGCTTCGACTACTTGTAGGCACACGGTTTCAGGTTCTATTTCACTCCCCTCCCGGGGTGCTTTTCACCTTTCCCTCACGGTACTGGTTCACTATCGGTCACTAGGGAGTATTTAGCCTTGGGAGATGGTCCTCCCGGATTCCGACGGAATTCCACGTGTTCCGCCGTACTCAGGATACACTCCGGAGGAAACGCTTTTTCGATTACAGGGCTGTTACCTTCTTTGGCTGACCTTTCCAGGTCGATTCATCTAAAGCATTTCTTTGTAACTCCAATGGAATGTCCTACAACCCCAAGAAGCAAGCTCCTTGGTTTGGGCTCTTTCCGTTTCGCTCGCCGCTACTCAGGAAATCGATGTTTCTTTCTATTCCTCCAGGTACTGAGATGTTTCAGTTCCCCGGGTATGCCTCACCTACCCTATGTATTCAGATAGATGTCCTGTTCCATTACGAACAGTGGGTTTCCCCATTCGGAAATCCTCGGATAATAACATTTACTTACAACTCCCCGAGGCATATCGGTGTTAGTCCCGTCCTTCATCGGCTCCTAGTGCCAAGGCATCCACCGTGCGCCCTTATTCACTTAACTAAAGTTTTTGAATAAGATGGCTGATTACGGAATGTAATCATTTGTGTTGCTATATCCATAGCTTTTTGCCTTATTTCTAAAGTTTGATGTCGTTGTTACTCTTATTTAGTTTTCAAGGTACAAACTTCCACACGGATGTGGTGACTTCTGTATTGTCACAAATGTCTTCGATGGGGCGAGTAATCGCAGTCCCACGGATGTGACGGTTTTAACAGAAGTTCCTTTTGAGAGATTGCTCTCTCAAAACTGAACCAAACAACACAGTACAAAATTCCGTAATATATCCTTAGAAAGGAGGTGATCCAGCCGCACCTTCCGATACGGCTACCTTGTTACGACTTCACCCCAATCATTCGTCCCACCTTCGGCGGCTGGCTCCTAAAAAGGTTACCCCACCGACTTCGGGTGTTACGAACTCTCGTGGTGTGACGGGCGGTGTGTACAAGACCCGGGAACGTATTCACCGCGGCATGCTGATCCGCGATTACTAGCGATTCCGGCTTCATGCAGGCGAGTTGCAGCCTGCAATCCGAACTGAGAACGGTTTTCTGGGATTTGCTAAAACGTCACCGCTTCGCTTCCCTTTGTTCCGTCCATTGTAGCACGTGTGTAGCCCAGGTCATAAGGGGCATGATGATTTGACGTCATCCCCACCTTCCTCCGGTTTGTCACCGGCAGTCACCTTAGAGTGCCCAACTAAATGCTGGCAACTAAGATTAAGGGTTGCGCTCGTTGCGGGACTTAACCCAACATCTCACGACACGAGCTGACGACAACCATGCACCACCTGTCACTTTGTCCCCGAAGGGAAAACTCTATCTCTAGAGCGGTCAAAGGATGTCAAGACCTGGTAAGGTTCTTCGCGTTGCTTCGAATTAAACCACATGCTCCACCGCTTGTGCGGGTCCCCGTCAATTCTTTTGAGTTTCAGCCTTGCGGCCGTACTCCCCAGGCGGAGTGCTTAATGCGTTAACTTCAGCACTAAGGGGCGGAAACCCCCTAACACCTAGCACTCATCGTTTACGGCGTGGACTACCAGGGTATCTAATCCTGTTCGCTCCCCACGCTTTCGCTCCTCAGCGTCAGTTACAGACCAGAGAGTCGCCTTCGCCACTGGTGTTCCTCCACATCTCTACGCATTTCACCGCTACACGTGGAATTCCACTCTCCTCTTCTGCACTCAAGTCCTCCAGTTTCCAATGCACGTTTGCAGTTGAGCTGCAAGATTTCACATCAGACTTAAAAAACCGCCTGCGAGCGCTTTACGCCCAATAATTCCGGACAACGCTTGCCACCTACGTATTACCGCGGCTGCTGGCACGTAGTTAGCCGTGGCTTTCTGGTCGGGTACCGTCAAGGTACGATCAGTTACTATCGTACTTGTTCTTCCCCGACAACAGAGTTTTACGATCCGAAAACCTTCATCACTCACGCGGCGTTGCTCCGTCAGACTTTCGTCCATTGCGGAAGATTCCCTACTGCTGCCTCCCGTAGGAGTCTGGGCCGTGTCTCAGTCCCAGTGTGGCCGATCACCCTCTCAGGTCGGCTACGCATCGTCGCCTTGGTAAGCCATTACCTTACCAACTAGCTAATGCGCCGCAGGCCCATCTGTAAGTGACAGCAAAAGCCGTCTTTTAACTCCTCATCAGGTGATGGGAAGTGTTATCCGGTATTAGCTCGCGTTTCCGCGAGTTATCCCAGTCTTACAGGCAGGTTGCCTACGTGTTACTCACCCGTCCGCCGCTCGTTCCACGAACTTCCCTCCGAAGAGTTCCGTTCGCTTCCCGCGCTCGACTTGCATGTATTAGGCACGCCGCCAGCGTTCGTCCTGAGCCAAGATCAAACTCTCCATAAAAGTGTTTGAAACGTTAGCTTTCAGAAGTCAACTTCTGACTTATTTTTTAAGAAAAACGAGGTTGTCTTTCTTCTTTCGTACTGGTTGTTTTGTTCAGTTTTCAAAGAGCAATTTGTATAACATCGCCTTAAAAAAAGCGACTTTATTAATATACCACATAACCAATATCTCGTCAATAACTTTTTTATTCATTAATTTTTTTAAAAGCCTCAACTCGATATTGGATATTCATTATAGCATTACCGACAAATTAAGTCAACATCTATTCGGCAAATTTCTTTTTACTTCATTAAGAAATAGTCTGAACCGGCATTTCACACTTTGTCCCCTGTTCTATAGATGACAAAACAGTCACTGAAATTACCTGCCAGCAGTATTGTTATGCCTGTATTATTCACTCTTCTGCTATGTCGAATTTTATATAGAGAATACCAATATACAAGTGAACGAAAAGCATTTGAAAAATGAAAGACTACCCTGACAAGCAAAAAGATATTCCGCCGGATTGTTTATTCTCCGGTGGAATATCTTTTTATTACTAATTCCGTTTGCTTTCATCACAAAAACTTTTCATGAATGTGCTATTTAATAATAATTTCTCCTGGCCATTCCAGCATACCGCCGCTCATATTCGCTACGTTAAACCCTTGTTCCTGTAAAAAGGCTGCTGCATTGTAGCTTCTTCTTCCGGAGCGGCAAATCATAATATATTCTTTATCCTTATCTAAATCCGTATAAGCGTCTTGTATTTCTCCTAAAGGAATATGCAGTGCATTTTCAATCATTCCTTGAGCAACTTCTTCATCTTCTCTGACATCAATCAGCTGAATATGATCCTTTTCTTTTATAGAATCTACTTCTTTCGGGGAATATTTCTTCATATCTTCCATTCCCTCTCAACTCCTTTTATTTCATTCTTTCTTATCATAATAAATGGAGAATGCATAGGTTTCAAATTGTTTGTTTAAACTAAGGCAAAATAAATCCCTTTACGAATAGGAGGTGATGCAATGACTTATATCAGTTTATTATTATTGACGCTTTTCTTCGCTCCGGCAGAAACAACAGCGCAAAGTGATGCGCACCTTATCCAAACCTATGAAGAAGATGTCACTGGAGATGGGGAGAAAGAGTTATTAGAGCTGAAAGGAAAATTATTTGCTCCGGATGGTGTGTACTATCAGGACATTTGGGTTGATATTTCAAGTCCTACCTCTGATAAAACATGGCAAATTAACTATGGTGGAGGATACGATCCAGAATTACAATTTGCTGATTTAACACATAACGGCGTAGCGGATATTCTATATCAGAGTCCAACAGGCGGAAGCGGCGGGTTGTATACTTCGCAGTTAAATCAATGGGAAAAAGATGATTTTATCGAACTGCCGCTGCCAACAGAACAGCCGGTAAAAGGAGAGTTCATGGATCATTTCAAAGTATCTGTACAGTTGCTGCCAAAGGAAGACCCCATCATTTTAGATGTCTCCGGACAAAAAGAAGAATATATTCGCTTAAAATTATATGATGATCAGGGAAAACTTTTGGAACCGACTACGCTTATGATTGATCCAGTTGCTTTTTTCGAAGTTACGGAAATAGAAAGTGAACAACAGGAAGGTCTGAAAAGCTTTCAACAAATCAGCGGCGCATACCATGCTGATCAAATTGGAACGGTGGAATCGGTATGGGTTTATGATAAGAAGGACAAATGGATTCTTCTGGATACGACATTACAAACCGATCTCCCTCGTGAAGAGGAACCTTCCAGCTAAAACGAGCTATTATATAAAAACGAAAAGAAACCGGACTAAATCCCGTTCTACTGATA
The nucleotide sequence above comes from Oceanobacillus timonensis. Encoded proteins:
- a CDS encoding IS4 family transposase; translated protein: MDKNTRKTAFGKWMAPINFKKISEQVTTYKQDAYTKKLTTESYLKVMLYAQVHETEGLQALSDALLDADFQKASGLESISASQLSRKNNEINPSILATLFLDLVYHIKTYENKAFKGLLLKIIDSSTLPLNLTRYKWAKFRKTKAGVKLHLRLVFMGKDTVYPEKATITPAKEHDRNQLEVLVDDKEAMYVFDRGYMDYERFDRMTDDGYFFVSRLKKNSVTREVYDFSVLPESGVLSDKMVYIGSTQKRCENVFRLLEVIDTKGNRLRLITNRFDLDSEEISNIYRSRWAIELFFKWLKQHVKIKHFYGTSETALQNQIYLALITFCLHVLIQLETQSDKKLLRIVRWLKAVLWKPAYLWLRRFEKKTIP
- a CDS encoding N-acetylmuramoyl-L-alanine amidase, which gives rise to MVQVKEQFIHGTSFKYGKNNKKRYITIHETDNPTNGAGAQNHANLQSNGNSREAAWHWQVDDKVAIQSFNHRFQLWGAGDGRGNGNLHSIQIEVCVNADSDYKKAIENTADLVKNIMREEGISSSNVTQHHTWSGKHCPRKLRDGMHGVTWNQFKKMIEQSSGNHSISKSAKNNNNSNWVKVTGNWTGQTLGNGEYGEPVKQLQIKLANNQPPFYPNKGAENHGIDSYYGNDTEDAVTRFQSYYGLVTDGLAGKQVYTQLNSSSTDIKSSGSGNSISKLVEETIAGKHGNGEARKKSLGRNYQAVMDVINGKSSSNNSKSNSISKGSEVTANRLYTTSSSTENVRRSSISGIVDTVNNSWRNEIRLKDGSGHYIGFTRRQDLE
- a CDS encoding sigma-70 family RNA polymerase sigma factor; protein product: MTKKKWELEDFIEQNQRRVYYQMARLQINGEKEEHFQEGLVAMWRAYENYQPDKGPLATYMNFQIRNRLVDVFRKSMVEKKYFEQLDYEKNVETKSGNYSRANGKKVSIEVQGGGDPQETVNHKNESDFHEFTSLLTEKQKIWFRCAIIEGLSNPEIADREKVSIEAVKSWAKSAKKKLRQIDWDKGSNA
- a CDS encoding DUF1659 domain-containing protein: MAVAELTESVLQLTLNEGTDPTSGEDILKQKRFNNVKPEATAEQLFQIAHAFASVQQHDLYAITRRDASDIYDEEA
- a CDS encoding DUF2922 domain-containing protein, which encodes MRKLELKFLNEEGRIVTYTLDHPVEPVDSETVQEAMDTILQENALYSTGGELTEIHSARIVERIVEDIEL
- a CDS encoding YvrJ family protein is translated as MEAWISLITDIGFPAAVTFYLLHRVEGKLNQLIESIYAISIPEKMN
- a CDS encoding dicarboxylate/amino acid:cation symporter — protein: MKRFGLLFRIIIAIALGIIVGIIANDWFIRLFATFNDIFGGFLSFIIPLIILGFIAPGIGYMGKGAGKLLSITALIAYVSTICAGIVAFIAASNLYPTILSGQSLTMFDDPSGALLEGFLDFELHPPFEVITALILAFVLGIGMAALKSDALLNIFHDFRSIVELVINKMIIPLLPFHIFGIFANMTHAGQVASILKVFAVVFVMIILLHILYLIVQYTIAGTLSKQNPFRMLKTMLPAYFTALGTQSSAATIPVTLDHTKKIKVKGNVADFTIPLLANVHLSGSTITLLSCATAVLFLQGEPIAFGDIFPFLLVLGVTMIAAPGVPGGAVMASIGLLESMLGFGPTMVSLMIALYLAQDSLGTACNVTGDGAISSITNSINNRWGITK
- a CDS encoding rhodanese-like domain-containing protein, translated to MEDMKKYSPKEVDSIKEKDHIQLIDVREDEEVAQGMIENALHIPLGEIQDAYTDLDKDKEYIMICRSGRRSYNAAAFLQEQGFNVANMSGGMLEWPGEIIIK